A genomic window from Nitrospirota bacterium includes:
- a CDS encoding calcium-binding protein: MATITGTEGNDNIFAGDGDDVIDALGGNDTVLAGGGNDVVSGGDGDDWLEGGSGNDQLSGGLGDDRLDGGDGSDVLDGGMGNDILIGGQGADQLVGGDGDDQLHIDSDDTVVQGGAGVDTVFVQGTGGVTLDLGQAQVEQAFGGAGNDVFTTSGTSPILASGGGGDDVLTGGGGNDQLFGGADNDVLTGGGGDDLMEGGTGDDQLTGGLGDDRLDGNEGNDVLDGGAGNDILIGREGADQLVGGDGDDQLHIDSDDTVVQGGAGVDTVFVQGTGGVTLDLGQAQVEQAFGGAGNDVFTTSGTSPILASGGGGDDVLTGGGGNDQLFGGADNDVLTGGGGNDEMEGGTGADVLTGGDGNDRMSGNEGDDTLIGGAGDDILVGHEGADYLDGGAGDDSLYVDNDDVFFDGGAGFDTLNVLDAGGMTVDLQQHNVEKAVGDVGDDTFFTSGAGPVQLIGGGGNDTLTGSVGNDSLLGGTGNDVLLGGTGNDILDGGAGDDTFRYQAGDGLDTVLDASGQDTVAFGTGIRPSDVVVHLQQDDAGRTVAYLRFTDTQGQELAGQGLNIGVPLTGIVPIERFTFADGTTAGLSDVLAETRTYIGTKRKDVLHTGAEDDTIYAKNGGDKVFAGAGWDTVFGGKGNDIIYGEDGNDLLFGDEGNDLLDGGAGDDRLRGGKGNDNLFGGQGDDNLQGNDGNDLLDGGAGDDVLDGGRGNDLLVGGAGDDTLLGGRGKDTLQGGAGDDILDSGEGKDLILFGRGDGHDTLVGRENNHGDTVLFGTGIRYDQLWFTKEGNDLTVSVLGQSGPTDRLTVTDWYADKKNQVDDFKTSNGATLEAKQVELLRQAMAAFSPPQLSADLKLPAPIQDQLSPILAAAWRKE; the protein is encoded by the coding sequence ATGGCTACGATCACCGGCACTGAGGGCAACGACAACATCTTCGCTGGCGACGGCGACGACGTGATAGATGCTCTCGGAGGCAACGACACCGTCCTGGCCGGCGGCGGGAACGACGTCGTCTCTGGCGGGGATGGCGACGATTGGCTGGAGGGAGGCAGCGGCAATGATCAACTCTCCGGCGGGTTAGGCGACGACCGGCTGGACGGCGGCGACGGCAGCGACGTGCTGGACGGGGGAATGGGCAACGACATCTTGATCGGCGGACAGGGGGCGGACCAACTGGTCGGCGGGGACGGGGACGATCAGCTCCACATTGACAGTGACGACACGGTGGTACAGGGCGGGGCCGGGGTGGATACGGTGTTCGTGCAGGGCACGGGGGGCGTGACGCTGGACCTGGGCCAGGCGCAGGTGGAGCAGGCCTTCGGCGGGGCGGGGAACGACGTGTTCACGACCAGCGGGACCAGCCCGATCCTGGCGTCCGGCGGCGGGGGCGACGACGTCCTCACGGGCGGAGGGGGGAACGACCAGCTCTTCGGCGGCGCCGACAACGATGTCCTGACCGGCGGCGGCGGCGACGACCTGATGGAAGGTGGGACCGGCGACGACCAGTTGACCGGCGGGCTGGGCGACGACCGGTTGGACGGGAACGAGGGCAACGACGTCCTAGACGGCGGGGCCGGAAACGACATTCTCATCGGCCGCGAGGGGGCGGACCAACTGGTTGGCGGGGACGGGGACGATCAGCTCCACATTGACAGTGACGACACGGTGGTACAGGGCGGGGCCGGGGTGGATACGGTGTTCGTGCAGGGCACGGGGGGCGTGACGCTGGACCTGGGCCAGGCGCAGGTGGAGCAGGCCTTCGGCGGGGCGGGGAACGACGTGTTCACGACCAGCGGGACCAGCCCGATCCTGGCATCCGGCGGCGGGGGCGACGACGTCCTCACGGGCGGAGGGGGGAACGACCAGCTCTTCGGCGGCGCCGACAACGATGTCCTGACCGGCGGCGGCGGGAACGACGAGATGGAGGGCGGCACCGGCGCGGATGTGCTGACCGGCGGGGACGGCAACGATCGCATGAGCGGCAACGAAGGCGACGACACCCTCATCGGCGGGGCGGGCGACGACATCCTGGTCGGCCACGAGGGGGCCGACTACCTGGACGGCGGGGCCGGGGACGACTCGCTCTACGTGGACAACGACGATGTCTTCTTCGACGGCGGGGCCGGTTTCGATACGTTGAACGTGCTGGACGCCGGGGGCATGACGGTGGATCTCCAGCAGCACAACGTGGAGAAGGCCGTCGGCGACGTCGGGGACGACACCTTCTTCACGAGCGGGGCCGGCCCCGTCCAACTGATCGGCGGGGGCGGCAACGACACCCTGACCGGCAGCGTCGGGAACGACTCGCTGCTCGGCGGAACGGGGAACGACGTGCTGCTCGGCGGGACGGGGAACGACATCCTCGACGGGGGCGCGGGCGACGACACGTTCCGCTATCAGGCCGGCGACGGGCTGGACACCGTCCTGGACGCGTCGGGGCAGGACACGGTGGCCTTCGGGACCGGGATCCGGCCCAGCGACGTGGTCGTGCACCTCCAGCAGGACGACGCCGGCAGGACGGTCGCCTATCTGCGGTTCACCGATACACAAGGGCAGGAATTGGCCGGTCAGGGACTGAACATCGGCGTCCCGTTGACCGGGATCGTGCCGATCGAGCGGTTCACGTTTGCCGACGGCACCACGGCGGGACTGTCCGACGTCCTGGCCGAGACGCGGACGTACATCGGAACCAAGCGCAAAGACGTGCTCCACACCGGTGCGGAGGACGACACCATCTACGCCAAGAACGGGGGCGACAAGGTCTTTGCCGGGGCGGGGTGGGACACGGTGTTCGGGGGAAAGGGCAACGACATCATCTACGGCGAGGACGGCAACGATCTGCTCTTCGGGGACGAGGGCAACGACCTCCTCGACGGGGGGGCCGGAGACGACCGGCTGCGCGGCGGGAAGGGGAACGACAATCTCTTCGGCGGCCAGGGGGACGACAATCTTCAAGGCAACGACGGGAACGATCTGCTCGACGGCGGCGCGGGCGACGATGTCCTGGACGGAGGCCGGGGGAACGACCTGCTCGTCGGCGGGGCGGGCGACGACACGCTCTTGGGCGGACGCGGGAAGGATACGTTGCAAGGCGGGGCGGGCGACGACATTCTCGACAGCGGCGAGGGGAAAGACCTGATCCTGTTCGGCCGGGGCGACGGTCACGACACCCTCGTGGGCCGCGAGAACAATCATGGGGACACGGTGCTCTTCGGCACCGGCATCCGCTACGATCAGCTCTGGTTCACGAAGGAAGGGAACGATCTCACGGTCAGCGTGCTGGGTCAATCGGGTCCCACCGACCGGCTCACCGTCACCGACTGGTACGCGGACAAAAAGAATCAGGTTGACGACTTCAAAACGAGCAACGGCGCCACGCTCGAGGCCAAGCAGGTCGAGCTGTTGCGCCAGGCCATGGCGGCCTTCTCGCCGCCCCAATTGAGCGCCGATCTCAAGCTGCCGGCCCCCATTCAGGACCAACTTTCTCCGATCCTGGCCGCTGCATGGCGCAAGGAGTAA
- a CDS encoding type I secretion system permease/ATPase — protein MAQGVIPLDPSGPAARDTGLACLLILARYYGVPADAGQLRHQFGKAGQPALAEVDLLRAAKHLGFKAGLVENEWTRLATVPLPAIARRTDGRYVVVAKADAEKVLVQDPCEDHPLVLPRGQFEAAWSRHLILLTKRAGLRPEDRTFDFTWFIPAIVKYRRLLGEVALASFFLQLFALLTPLFTQVVIDKVLVHKGLTTLHVLAIGMVALAVFEVVLGALRAYLFSHTSNRIDVGLGAQLFRHILALPLAYFEARRVGDTVARVRELETIRQFLTGSTVTAAVDLIFAFVFLTVMLFYSPLLTLVVSATIPFYAGLSIFVTPVVRARLNEKFNRGAENQAFLVESVTGIQTVKALAVEPPLQRRWEEQLAGYVRASFRATNLINVTGQAATFLHKVTTIAILWVGAHLVMQGDLSVGQLIAFNMLANLVTTPVLRILQLWQDFQQVGISVQRLGDVLNAPTEPTYNPNRTTLPQLEGGVVFEDVTFRYRTDGPEVLRKVSFEVPPGQIIGIVGRSGSGKSTVAKLVQRLYVPLSGRVLVDGVDLAQVDPAWLRRQIGVVLQENFLFNRSVRDNIALADPGLPMEQVVRAAQLAGAHEFILEMPQGYDTVVGEQGCTLSGGQRQRIAIARALVANPRILIFDEATSALDYESESVIQKNMAQMCKGRTVFVIAHRLSAVRIAQAILVIEKGEIIERGTHEELVQLNGYYARLVRHQKGLYAVA, from the coding sequence ATGGCGCAAGGAGTAATCCCTCTGGACCCTTCCGGCCCTGCTGCGCGCGACACGGGCTTGGCCTGCCTCCTGATCCTCGCCCGTTACTACGGCGTGCCCGCCGACGCCGGGCAGCTCCGTCACCAGTTCGGCAAGGCCGGGCAGCCGGCCCTCGCCGAGGTGGATCTGCTGCGGGCCGCCAAGCACCTGGGCTTCAAGGCCGGCCTCGTCGAGAACGAGTGGACGCGCCTGGCCACCGTGCCCCTGCCGGCCATCGCCCGCCGCACCGACGGTCGCTACGTGGTGGTCGCCAAGGCCGACGCCGAGAAGGTGCTCGTGCAGGACCCCTGCGAGGACCACCCGCTGGTCCTCCCCCGTGGCCAGTTCGAAGCCGCCTGGAGCCGTCACCTCATCCTCCTCACCAAGCGCGCCGGGCTCCGGCCGGAGGACCGCACGTTCGACTTCACCTGGTTCATCCCTGCCATCGTCAAGTACCGGCGGCTGCTGGGCGAAGTGGCGCTGGCCTCCTTCTTCCTGCAGCTCTTCGCCCTCCTGACCCCGCTGTTCACGCAGGTCGTGATCGACAAGGTGCTGGTCCACAAGGGCCTGACCACCCTGCACGTGCTGGCCATCGGCATGGTGGCCCTGGCCGTCTTCGAGGTCGTGCTGGGCGCCCTGAGGGCCTACCTCTTCTCGCACACCTCCAACCGGATCGACGTGGGCCTGGGCGCCCAGTTGTTCCGGCACATCCTGGCCCTGCCGCTGGCCTATTTCGAGGCGCGGCGGGTGGGGGATACGGTGGCCCGGGTCCGCGAGCTGGAGACCATCCGCCAGTTCCTCACCGGCTCGACCGTGACTGCGGCCGTGGACCTGATCTTCGCCTTCGTGTTTCTGACCGTGATGCTGTTCTACAGCCCGTTGCTGACGCTCGTGGTGTCGGCCACGATCCCCTTCTACGCCGGACTTTCGATCTTCGTGACCCCCGTCGTCCGCGCCCGCTTGAACGAGAAGTTCAACCGGGGCGCCGAGAACCAGGCCTTCCTCGTGGAGTCCGTCACGGGCATCCAGACGGTCAAGGCGCTGGCGGTCGAGCCGCCGCTGCAACGGCGGTGGGAGGAGCAGTTGGCCGGCTACGTGCGCGCCAGCTTCCGGGCCACGAACCTGATCAACGTCACGGGCCAGGCCGCGACGTTCCTCCACAAGGTGACCACGATCGCGATCCTCTGGGTCGGGGCCCACTTGGTCATGCAGGGGGATCTGAGCGTCGGGCAGTTGATCGCGTTCAACATGCTGGCGAACCTGGTCACCACGCCGGTCCTGCGCATCCTCCAACTCTGGCAGGACTTCCAGCAGGTGGGCATCTCGGTCCAGCGGCTGGGGGACGTGCTGAACGCGCCGACCGAGCCGACCTACAACCCCAACAGGACGACGCTGCCGCAGCTCGAGGGCGGGGTGGTGTTCGAGGACGTGACCTTCCGGTACCGGACGGACGGGCCGGAGGTGCTGCGCAAGGTCTCCTTCGAGGTGCCGCCGGGCCAGATCATCGGGATCGTCGGCCGGTCCGGGTCCGGGAAGAGCACGGTCGCCAAGCTGGTCCAGCGGCTCTACGTGCCGCTCTCCGGACGCGTGCTGGTGGACGGGGTGGACCTGGCCCAGGTGGATCCGGCCTGGCTGCGCCGACAGATCGGGGTGGTGCTGCAGGAAAATTTCCTCTTCAACCGGTCGGTGCGGGACAACATCGCGCTGGCCGATCCGGGTCTCCCGATGGAGCAGGTGGTGCGGGCCGCGCAACTGGCCGGCGCCCACGAGTTCATCCTGGAGATGCCGCAGGGCTACGACACGGTGGTCGGCGAGCAGGGCTGCACCCTGTCCGGCGGGCAGCGGCAGCGCATCGCGATCGCGCGCGCCCTGGTGGCGAACCCCCGCATCCTCATCTTCGACGAGGCGACCAGCGCCCTGGACTACGAGTCCGAGTCCGTCATCCAGAAGAACATGGCGCAGATGTGCAAGGGGCGTACGGTCTTCGTCATCGCCCACCGGCTCAGCGCGGTCCGCATCGCCCAGGCGATCCTGGTCATCGAGAAGGGCGAGATCATCGAGCGGGGAACGCACGAGGAGCTGGTCCAGCTCAACGGGTACTACGCGCGCCTCGTCCGGCATCAGAAGGGGCTCTATGCCGTGGCCTAG
- a CDS encoding HlyD family type I secretion periplasmic adaptor subunit, with translation MSHGLARHLAVWRAAWREERGRGAGLALGRRETEFLPAVLEIQESPPSPVGRAVMWLIMAVFLAGVLWASLGRIDIVAVAQGKIIPSDYSKVIQPLESGVISVIHVRDGQAVKSGEVLIELDATVNAAEQARLSNEYRAAKVESARLRALLAGTDRMEAPAGSDAKFVELQEQLLRDQLAEQRARIEAARQQVEQRKAAVEGTRAEIAKLETTVPMLTQKAQAFKKLLRDQYVAEMQYLDAEQSRVEAAQNLESQRKKLVQDQAALAEAQKNHERLKSDVQQSRMAELTAIETKAASLAQELVKAGQRTGQQRLAAPIDGVVQQLAVHTVGGVVTPAQQLMIVVPNDHPLEVEAWVENKDIGFVKEGQPVEIKVETFPFTVYGTISGRIVSVSDDAVPLEKGGLAYTARVSMDRSEMAVEGKTVRLSPGMAVTAEIKTGQRRVIEFFLSPLLKYAQESVRER, from the coding sequence ATGAGCCACGGGCTGGCCCGGCACTTGGCGGTCTGGCGGGCCGCCTGGCGGGAGGAGCGCGGCCGCGGCGCGGGGCTCGCCCTCGGCCGCCGGGAGACGGAGTTCCTGCCGGCCGTCCTGGAGATCCAGGAGTCGCCGCCGTCTCCAGTGGGCCGTGCGGTGATGTGGCTCATCATGGCCGTGTTCCTGGCCGGCGTCCTCTGGGCCAGCCTGGGCCGCATTGACATCGTGGCGGTCGCCCAGGGCAAGATCATCCCGAGCGATTACTCGAAGGTCATCCAGCCGCTGGAGAGCGGCGTCATCTCGGTGATCCACGTGCGGGACGGGCAGGCGGTGAAGAGCGGGGAGGTGCTGATCGAGCTGGACGCCACCGTGAACGCGGCCGAGCAGGCGCGGCTGTCGAACGAGTACCGGGCGGCCAAGGTCGAGAGCGCCCGCCTGCGCGCCCTGCTCGCGGGCACGGACCGGATGGAGGCGCCCGCCGGCTCGGACGCCAAGTTCGTGGAGCTGCAGGAGCAGCTCCTGCGGGATCAGTTGGCCGAGCAGCGGGCCAGGATCGAGGCGGCGCGCCAGCAGGTCGAGCAGCGCAAGGCCGCCGTCGAAGGGACCAGGGCCGAGATCGCCAAGCTCGAAACGACCGTGCCGATGCTGACGCAGAAGGCCCAGGCGTTCAAGAAGCTCCTCAGGGACCAGTACGTGGCCGAGATGCAGTACCTGGACGCCGAGCAGAGCCGCGTCGAGGCGGCGCAGAACCTCGAATCCCAGAGGAAGAAGCTCGTGCAGGATCAGGCCGCGCTCGCCGAGGCGCAGAAGAACCACGAGCGGCTGAAGTCGGACGTTCAACAGAGCCGCATGGCCGAGCTGACCGCCATCGAGACCAAGGCGGCGTCGCTGGCTCAGGAGCTGGTCAAGGCGGGCCAGCGGACGGGCCAGCAGCGGTTGGCGGCGCCCATCGACGGGGTCGTCCAGCAACTGGCGGTCCACACCGTGGGCGGCGTCGTGACACCCGCCCAGCAACTGATGATCGTCGTGCCGAACGACCACCCGCTGGAGGTCGAGGCCTGGGTGGAAAACAAGGACATCGGTTTCGTCAAGGAGGGGCAGCCGGTGGAGATCAAGGTCGAGACCTTTCCCTTCACGGTTTACGGCACGATCAGCGGCCGGATCGTCAGCGTGTCGGACGACGCGGTGCCGCTGGAAAAGGGCGGGCTGGCCTACACGGCGCGCGTGAGCATGGACCGGTCCGAGATGGCCGTGGAGGGCAAGACGGTGCGGCTCTCGCCGGGCATGGCGGTGACCGCCGAAATCAAGACCGGCCAGCGGCGGGTGATCGAGTTCTTCCTGAGCCCCCTCCTCAAGTACGCACAGGAAAGCGTGCGCGAGCGCTGA
- a CDS encoding FAD-dependent oxidoreductase, translated as MTRTVLIVGGGPAGLAAALRLSRSGYGVTLLERDGRLAGRLGLVPPVLLGCHTATLSLLDHLGLSRQELFPQQVPVEFLLPNGRTVKLRRPLAPPPLHTLVSVATFRGLSAADRWRFLSWMERTWEGDPPLPDDLESRTVDDWLAGIGQSAEARRWIWNPLVRFLVGGEATAVSAGLLVHTLIRWLGSGPQQARTAVPARELRSLLVGPIRDRLRQTGATIRLETRVDQVRFDEQRVSGVRVPGGAILTADWYILAVPHREVTPLLPERVLSRFAYFQQLTRLSDSPVVTVRLKRAKPLSAPRLVLLPGGTFHWLTAQHESVSVVAVGRADLLAKSDQELQGLAREEAVAALAGSAASGGDGLVVRMPQAHLLPHPGCASLRPLSQSPFPNLFLAGAWTDTGLPPALESALQSGELCAKTIMEKDGRAG; from the coding sequence ATGACGCGCACCGTCCTGATCGTCGGAGGAGGCCCTGCCGGCCTGGCTGCAGCCCTCAGGCTCAGCCGCAGCGGCTATGGAGTCACCCTGCTGGAGCGGGACGGAAGGTTGGCGGGCCGGCTCGGCCTCGTGCCGCCGGTTCTCCTGGGCTGCCACACAGCCACCCTGTCGCTGTTGGATCACCTGGGCCTGAGCCGGCAGGAGCTGTTCCCTCAGCAGGTTCCCGTCGAGTTCCTGCTTCCGAACGGACGGACCGTCAAGCTCCGCCGACCGCTCGCCCCCCCTCCCCTCCATACCCTGGTGAGCGTCGCCACCTTTCGCGGCCTGTCCGCGGCCGATCGGTGGCGGTTCCTGTCCTGGATGGAACGGACCTGGGAGGGGGATCCGCCGCTGCCGGACGACCTCGAGTCCCGCACCGTGGACGACTGGCTGGCCGGCATCGGCCAATCGGCCGAAGCCCGCCGGTGGATCTGGAACCCGCTCGTCCGATTTCTCGTCGGAGGCGAAGCGACCGCGGTCTCCGCCGGCCTCCTGGTCCACACGTTGATCCGCTGGCTGGGCTCCGGCCCGCAGCAGGCCAGGACCGCCGTTCCGGCGCGAGAGCTGCGCAGCCTGCTGGTGGGGCCCATCCGTGACCGGCTCCGTCAGACCGGCGCCACGATCCGCCTGGAAACCCGGGTGGATCAGGTCCGGTTCGACGAGCAGCGCGTGAGCGGCGTGCGCGTGCCGGGCGGCGCGATCCTCACGGCCGACTGGTACATTCTGGCCGTCCCGCACCGGGAGGTCACCCCGCTGCTCCCGGAGCGGGTCCTGTCGCGGTTCGCCTATTTTCAACAGCTCACGAGGCTGAGCGACAGCCCGGTGGTGACGGTCCGGCTCAAGCGGGCCAAGCCGCTCTCCGCCCCGCGCCTGGTGCTGCTCCCCGGAGGGACCTTCCACTGGCTCACCGCCCAGCACGAGTCGGTCTCGGTCGTCGCCGTGGGTCGGGCCGACCTGCTGGCCAAGTCCGACCAGGAGCTGCAGGGCCTGGCGCGGGAAGAGGCGGTTGCGGCCCTTGCCGGATCGGCCGCGTCAGGCGGCGACGGCCTCGTCGTCCGGATGCCCCAGGCTCACCTCCTGCCCCATCCCGGCTGCGCTTCCTTACGCCCCCTGTCGCAGAGTCCCTTCCCGAACCTCTTCCTGGCCGGGGCCTGGACCGACACGGGACTGCCGCCCGCGCTGGAGAGCGCGCTCCAGAGCGGTGAACTCTGTGCGAAGACGATCATGGAGAAGGACGGGCGGGCAGGCTGA
- the hpnD gene encoding presqualene diphosphate synthase HpnD produces MTFSEAQAHCTAVTKQSGSNFYYSFLFMPRARREAMYTIYAFCREVDSAVDDPPPGSDPQAQLRRWREELTAVYEGAPRDPVAISLAEHVRRLDIPKEYFLELIAGVEMDLAKTRYRTFDELYLYCYRVASVVGLMCLKVFGTTSPLARDYAVNLGLAFQLTNILRDLGTDADRGRIYLPQEDLTRFGYREEDLLARTTSPPFVELMRFECDRARQFYRKAREAVERLPAHDRRALIAAEIMHGVYARILDRIESSGYRVFGSRVRLAPPYRLAIAGGIWLRSLLSCK; encoded by the coding sequence ATGACCTTCTCCGAGGCACAGGCCCACTGCACCGCGGTCACGAAACAGAGCGGAAGCAACTTCTACTATTCGTTCCTGTTCATGCCGCGGGCCCGGCGCGAGGCCATGTACACGATCTACGCGTTCTGCCGCGAGGTGGACAGCGCGGTGGACGACCCGCCGCCTGGCAGCGACCCCCAGGCGCAACTGCGCCGATGGCGCGAGGAGCTGACGGCGGTCTACGAGGGCGCTCCGCGCGACCCGGTCGCAATCAGCCTGGCGGAGCACGTGCGCCGGCTGGACATCCCCAAGGAATATTTTCTGGAGCTCATCGCGGGCGTGGAGATGGACCTGGCCAAGACCCGCTACCGGACCTTCGACGAGCTGTACCTCTACTGTTACCGGGTCGCGTCGGTCGTCGGGCTCATGTGTCTGAAGGTCTTCGGCACGACCTCCCCGCTGGCCCGCGACTACGCGGTCAATCTCGGCCTGGCGTTCCAGCTGACCAACATCCTGCGCGACCTGGGCACCGACGCGGACCGGGGCCGCATCTACCTGCCCCAAGAAGACTTAACTCGCTTCGGTTACCGGGAGGAGGACCTGCTCGCCCGAACCACGTCTCCGCCCTTCGTCGAGTTGATGCGCTTCGAGTGCGACCGGGCCAGGCAGTTCTACCGCAAGGCCCGCGAGGCCGTCGAGCGCCTCCCGGCCCACGATCGCCGGGCGCTGATCGCCGCGGAAATCATGCACGGCGTCTACGCCAGGATTCTCGACCGGATCGAGTCGTCCGGCTACCGGGTCTTCGGGTCCCGCGTCCGGCTCGCGCCGCCCTATCGCCTGGCCATCGCCGGCGGGATCTGGCTGCGCTCCCTGCTCTCCTGCAAATGA
- a CDS encoding cobalamin-binding protein, with product MRICSLLPGATEVVAALDLADDLVGISHECDFPPAIRNKPVLVRAVVEGDRATSADIHRQVAASLGSNRRLYELDEPAFRRAKPELVITQNLCHVCAVTPDQLQQAIAALPAPPSLLTLNPTRLDDVLADIERIGSATGKLSEAKAWTAALRKRLDDLRAPVADRRNRPRVACLEWLDPLYTAGHWVPEMVEWAGGTEVLASAGGPSRPITWDQVRSAEPDVLVLMPCGFPIDRTLRELERLAPEASWPGWESLPAVRHDRVFVVDGPSYFNRPGPRLVEGVAILATAIHPEVFGSDLPSGIQRMSRLPRTRSQSDA from the coding sequence ATGCGTATCTGCTCCCTGCTTCCCGGCGCGACGGAGGTGGTCGCAGCCCTGGACCTGGCCGACGACCTGGTCGGCATCAGCCACGAATGCGACTTTCCCCCGGCCATCCGGAACAAACCCGTGCTGGTGCGCGCGGTCGTCGAAGGGGACCGGGCCACCAGCGCCGACATCCATCGCCAGGTGGCGGCCTCGCTGGGGAGCAACCGGCGCCTCTACGAGCTCGACGAGCCGGCCTTCCGGCGAGCCAAGCCGGAATTGGTGATCACCCAGAACCTGTGTCACGTCTGCGCGGTCACGCCCGACCAGTTGCAGCAGGCCATCGCCGCGCTCCCCGCCCCCCCCTCGCTCCTGACCCTCAACCCGACCAGGCTGGACGACGTCCTGGCCGACATCGAACGGATCGGAAGCGCGACGGGCAAGCTGTCCGAGGCCAAGGCCTGGACCGCGGCCCTGCGCAAACGGCTCGACGACCTGCGCGCGCCGGTTGCCGACCGCCGCAACCGGCCCAGGGTGGCCTGTCTCGAGTGGCTCGATCCCCTCTATACGGCGGGACACTGGGTCCCCGAGATGGTCGAATGGGCCGGCGGTACGGAGGTGCTGGCCTCGGCCGGGGGCCCGTCCCGGCCGATCACGTGGGACCAGGTCCGCTCGGCCGAGCCGGACGTGCTCGTCCTGATGCCCTGCGGCTTTCCGATCGACCGGACCCTCCGGGAGTTGGAGCGTCTGGCCCCCGAGGCCTCCTGGCCCGGATGGGAAAGCCTACCCGCCGTCCGGCATGACCGCGTGTTCGTCGTGGACGGGCCGTCGTATTTCAACCGGCCCGGCCCCCGGCTCGTGGAGGGGGTCGCCATCCTGGCCACGGCCATCCATCCAGAGGTGTTCGGGTCGGACCTTCCCTCGGGCATTCAACGGATGAGCCGGCTGCCCCGCACCCGCTCCCAATCCGACGCGTGA
- a CDS encoding HAD family phosphatase, which translates to MLKAIIFDFDGVVADNEPIHFATFQKVLSEIGLPLSEADYYGKYLGFDDKGCFEAVLTAHGRPVSRKLIEDLVARKASAYLDHIKRRLVIFPGVRELAREAASRYRLAIASGALRHEIEFILEQAGIRKEFEHITSAEDVTRGKPDPEPYVHALQGLNRSRPSGAAPLRAEDCLVIEDSIPGIRAAHAAGMKALAVSNTHTVQDLHEADAVTSSLADVRLSDLEQRLWGAT; encoded by the coding sequence ATGCTCAAGGCGATCATCTTCGATTTCGACGGGGTCGTGGCGGACAACGAGCCGATCCACTTCGCCACGTTCCAGAAGGTGCTGAGCGAAATTGGCCTGCCGTTGAGCGAGGCCGATTACTACGGCAAGTATCTGGGCTTCGACGACAAGGGCTGTTTCGAGGCGGTCCTGACGGCCCACGGCCGGCCCGTCTCCCGGAAGTTGATCGAGGACCTCGTCGCGCGGAAGGCCTCGGCCTACCTCGACCACATCAAGCGGCGCCTGGTCATCTTTCCGGGCGTCCGGGAGCTGGCCCGCGAAGCCGCCAGCCGATACCGGCTGGCCATCGCATCCGGCGCGCTCCGCCATGAGATCGAGTTCATCCTCGAACAGGCCGGCATACGGAAGGAATTCGAGCACATTACCAGCGCCGAGGACGTCACGCGCGGCAAGCCGGATCCGGAGCCCTACGTCCACGCGCTCCAGGGACTCAACCGGAGCCGGCCGAGCGGCGCGGCGCCATTGCGGGCCGAAGACTGCCTGGTCATCGAGGATTCGATCCCCGGCATCCGGGCGGCCCACGCGGCCGGCATGAAAGCCCTGGCCGTCTCGAACACCCACACCGTTCAGGATCTGCACGAGGCGGACGCCGTCACGTCCTCGCTTGCCGATGTCCGATTGTCCGACTTGGAGCAGCGTCTGTGGGGCGCAACCTAG
- the amrB gene encoding AmmeMemoRadiSam system protein B, translating into MIRQPAVAGQFYSASPEALSADVARYTDLSADRRPALAVVSPHAGLMYSGHVAGAVFSRVDVPTTVILLGPNHTGVGPPLSVYQDGAWLIPGGTVPVDRDLAGAILAAFPLAEADASAHRNEHCLEVQLPFLRHARPDVSIVPIVLGSDSEQTLRDLGLCLARLIRDRAPRPLLLVSTDFSHYDPDPVVRQKDRHAIEAIERLDPDGLGAAVKRYRITMCGYAPMVTVLHAVRSLGATGASLIRYATSGDVSGDRGSVVGYAGLVIT; encoded by the coding sequence ATGATCCGACAACCGGCCGTCGCCGGCCAGTTCTACAGCGCCTCGCCCGAGGCCCTGAGCGCGGACGTCGCGCGCTACACCGACCTCTCCGCCGACCGCCGGCCCGCCTTGGCCGTCGTGTCCCCCCACGCCGGGCTCATGTACTCCGGCCACGTCGCCGGCGCGGTGTTCAGCCGCGTGGACGTGCCGACGACGGTCATCCTGTTGGGCCCCAACCACACCGGCGTCGGTCCTCCCCTGTCCGTGTATCAGGACGGGGCCTGGCTGATCCCAGGCGGGACCGTGCCGGTGGACCGAGACCTGGCCGGCGCGATCCTCGCGGCCTTCCCGCTGGCCGAGGCCGACGCCTCCGCGCACCGCAACGAGCATTGTCTGGAGGTCCAACTGCCCTTTCTGCGTCACGCCCGTCCGGATGTCAGCATCGTGCCGATCGTGCTGGGCAGCGACAGCGAACAAACCCTGAGGGACCTCGGCCTCTGCCTGGCCCGGCTGATCCGAGACCGCGCGCCCAGGCCGCTCCTGCTCGTCAGCACGGACTTCAGCCATTACGATCCGGACCCCGTCGTCCGCCAGAAAGACCGGCATGCGATCGAGGCCATCGAACGACTGGACCCGGACGGGTTGGGCGCCGCCGTCAAGCGATACCGGATTACGATGTGCGGCTACGCCCCAATGGTCACCGTCCTGCACGCGGTCCGATCACTGGGCGCCACCGGCGCGTCGCTGATCCGCTACGCCACTTCCGGGGACGTCAGCGGAGACCGGGGCAGCGTCGTCGGCTACGCGGGACTGGTCATCACCTGA